The Acetomicrobium sp. S15 = DSM 107314 genome window below encodes:
- the obgE gene encoding GTPase ObgE → MKFVDLVEISVRAGRGGNGCVSFRREKYVPKGGPDGGNGGKGGDVFLEAVAGLETLADFEYSARFNAQDGEHGRGKKQHGANGQNLVIPVPCGTVVWDSKTGSLLGDLTKPGEKLLVARGGRGGRGNASFAKASHRAPKFAERGDPGEEVKLRLELKLIADVGLVGLPNVGKSSLLLALTNAHPKIGPYPFTTLSPNLGVIEEGGSCILLADMPGVIEGAHQNKGLGLRFLRHIERTRFLVYVLDLSSGDLSCVIEQWNAIRREMGFYNPELLERPFIVVGNKIDLDEARSLSLKVQAEMKRMNISFFETSALTGEGIERLSSAIKEFARLHPRHETSADHNLSVETETAVMSKVAAPSKVAARILCVEEGIYEVQHPYLEKVVQRYDFNQDEAIQHFALLLKRFKVEAELAQAGARYGDTILIGGVPFEFQPDGPSQ, encoded by the coding sequence ATGAAGTTTGTAGACTTGGTCGAAATAAGCGTAAGGGCTGGTAGAGGTGGAAACGGGTGTGTCAGCTTTCGTCGAGAAAAGTATGTGCCGAAAGGCGGTCCTGACGGAGGCAATGGCGGGAAGGGCGGAGATGTCTTTCTTGAGGCAGTCGCTGGCTTAGAGACTTTGGCGGATTTCGAATATAGCGCCCGCTTCAATGCTCAAGATGGGGAACACGGCAGAGGCAAAAAGCAGCACGGAGCAAACGGTCAGAATTTGGTCATACCTGTGCCCTGCGGCACTGTCGTTTGGGACAGTAAAACCGGTTCCCTCTTGGGCGACCTGACAAAGCCAGGCGAAAAGCTCCTCGTGGCCCGCGGAGGAAGAGGGGGGAGGGGCAATGCTTCGTTTGCTAAAGCTTCACATCGCGCTCCCAAGTTTGCCGAAAGGGGAGACCCTGGCGAAGAAGTAAAGCTTAGACTTGAGCTCAAGTTGATAGCCGATGTAGGTTTGGTGGGTTTACCAAACGTGGGCAAATCAAGCCTCCTTTTAGCCCTTACAAATGCCCATCCGAAGATAGGGCCATATCCTTTCACGACCTTGTCTCCTAATCTCGGTGTAATTGAAGAGGGAGGGTCATGCATTCTTTTGGCCGATATGCCTGGGGTGATTGAGGGGGCTCATCAGAACAAAGGCCTCGGCTTGAGATTTTTGAGACATATAGAACGCACCAGATTCTTGGTCTATGTCCTCGATCTTAGTTCGGGGGATCTTTCTTGCGTGATCGAGCAGTGGAATGCTATACGCCGCGAGATGGGCTTTTATAACCCTGAGCTATTAGAACGCCCGTTCATCGTAGTGGGAAATAAAATAGATTTAGACGAAGCGAGGTCACTAAGCCTTAAAGTACAGGCAGAAATGAAAAGGATGAACATATCGTTCTTTGAGACGAGCGCCTTGACGGGCGAAGGCATCGAACGGCTTTCCTCAGCGATAAAGGAGTTTGCAAGGCTTCATCCGAGACACGAGACTTCAGCCGACCATAACCTTTCAGTTGAAACAGAGACAGCAGTTATGTCAAAAGTCGCTGCTCCGTCAAAAGTCGCTGCTCGGATTCTTTGTGTGGAGGAAGGAATTTATGAGGTCCAGCACCCGTACTTGGAAAAGGTGGTGCAACGTTATGACTTCAATCAAGATGAGGCAATCCAACATTTCGCCCTTCTTCTCAAGCGTTTTAAGGTTGAGGCTGAACTTGCGCAAGCTGGGGCGCGCTACGGCGATACAATTCTTATAGGCGGAGTGCCCTTTGAATTTCAACCCGATGGTCCCTCACAATAG
- a CDS encoding Bug family tripartite tricarboxylate transporter substrate binding protein has translation MKRLAGLVLALMMVGLMTLPVGAQGYPSQPITVIVGFGPGGATDVLARIVAKYSDKYLGQPMVINNMPGANTEISLVALKKAAPDGYTLCTINIPHALSNILMRQTQYTMEDFKYLANFVVDPGLIGVRADDDRFKTLDDLIKYAKANPGKTTWATSGIGSDDHIAANMFEVATGVKVRPVPYKSDAEITAAVLGGHVDVGGFNVGNVAEQVLAGKIRALGVMAEKRYPDLPDVPTLREQGYDVVSDSSRGIVAPKGLPDEIAQKLGDAFRKISQDPEFIEDMRKAVQPMDVKILDEYDEYMKALIKRFTDLYKVNPWGEKK, from the coding sequence ATGAAGCGGTTAGCGGGGTTAGTTTTAGCTTTAATGATGGTGGGTTTAATGACCTTGCCGGTGGGCGCGCAGGGGTATCCCTCTCAGCCTATAACCGTGATAGTAGGGTTTGGTCCTGGCGGTGCTACTGACGTGTTGGCCAGAATAGTAGCCAAATATTCCGATAAGTACCTGGGGCAACCCATGGTCATCAATAACATGCCGGGGGCTAATACAGAGATTTCACTTGTGGCTCTCAAAAAAGCAGCGCCTGACGGCTATACGCTCTGCACTATAAACATTCCCCACGCTCTCTCCAACATATTAATGAGACAGACCCAATATACAATGGAGGACTTTAAGTATTTGGCTAACTTCGTCGTCGATCCTGGTCTTATAGGAGTCAGAGCTGACGATGACAGGTTCAAAACGCTCGACGATTTAATCAAATACGCCAAAGCCAATCCAGGCAAGACTACCTGGGCGACGTCAGGCATAGGATCAGACGATCACATAGCAGCGAATATGTTTGAAGTGGCAACCGGCGTTAAGGTGAGGCCTGTTCCATATAAGAGCGATGCCGAAATTACCGCGGCCGTCCTGGGAGGGCATGTGGATGTGGGAGGCTTCAACGTAGGCAACGTTGCAGAACAGGTATTAGCCGGCAAGATCAGGGCTTTAGGCGTAATGGCGGAGAAACGATATCCGGATCTGCCAGATGTGCCTACGCTTAGAGAGCAGGGGTACGATGTGGTCAGCGACTCGAGCCGCGGCATCGTAGCGCCAAAGGGCCTTCCCGACGAGATCGCTCAAAAGCTCGGAGATGCCTTCAGAAAGATTTCCCAAGATCCCGAGTTCATCGAGGATATGCGCAAGGCCGTTCAACCTATGGATGTTAAGATACTCGATGAATATGACGAATACATGAAGGCTCTAATCAAACGCTTTACCGACCTATATAAAGTCAATCCATGGGGCGAGAAGAAGTAA
- the amrA gene encoding AmmeMemoRadiSam system protein A: protein MWLWGAFTPHPPIIVPEVGRGNEREAQSTVDGMLKLAEKLSGLRPERLLIFTPHQIYREGLLMLTADRLVGDLSQFGAPQVRIQTEGDRATAQALESYLRSHKVPVHLHDGDRLILDHATVVPLYFLAKSWGKVPFAILANPIGLTYKESYRLGELLRDFDDGANWGLLCSGDLSHRLIPGAPAGYNPRAAIFDRTVIESLQRSSPEPIWKLSPLEIEEAGECGLRSALILLGAARGEPIDVISYEGPFGVGYGVALWQPATAEKKTRDDLSPHVRLARLTLERYLSQGRLPSREEVSKTLGESATRQLESQGRAAFVSLKTRDKNLRGCIGTIVPAYENLLREIMHNAVAAATEDPRFPPVRQEELEGLVISVDVLSEPETISSIEELDPKRYGVIVAKGHARGVLLPDLEGVDTPQEQLSIAAQKAGIRSLEGATVYRFTVERYEEA, encoded by the coding sequence ATGTGGCTGTGGGGTGCTTTTACGCCTCATCCTCCCATCATAGTGCCCGAGGTAGGGCGCGGAAATGAGAGGGAGGCTCAATCGACCGTTGACGGCATGCTGAAGCTCGCAGAGAAACTTAGCGGGCTTAGGCCTGAACGACTGCTCATTTTTACTCCTCACCAGATTTACAGGGAAGGTTTATTAATGTTGACTGCGGACCGTCTCGTAGGAGATCTATCTCAATTCGGGGCGCCACAGGTGCGCATTCAAACGGAAGGAGACAGAGCGACGGCTCAAGCTCTCGAGTCATATTTGCGTTCGCATAAAGTGCCGGTGCACCTCCATGACGGAGACCGCCTTATATTGGATCATGCAACTGTCGTCCCGCTCTATTTCTTGGCTAAGTCTTGGGGTAAAGTTCCGTTCGCCATTTTGGCAAATCCGATAGGATTGACTTACAAAGAATCCTACCGCTTGGGGGAACTACTGCGTGACTTTGATGATGGAGCAAACTGGGGATTATTGTGCAGCGGCGACCTCTCCCACAGGCTCATACCGGGGGCTCCGGCTGGTTACAACCCGAGGGCTGCCATTTTCGATCGGACCGTTATCGAGTCGTTGCAAAGATCCTCTCCCGAGCCCATATGGAAGTTATCCCCTCTTGAAATAGAGGAGGCGGGCGAGTGCGGTCTGCGGTCCGCCCTGATCCTCCTCGGAGCCGCACGAGGCGAACCTATCGATGTCATCTCCTATGAAGGCCCCTTCGGCGTGGGTTACGGCGTGGCCCTTTGGCAACCAGCGACAGCAGAAAAAAAGACAAGGGATGATTTGTCACCGCACGTGAGGCTGGCGCGACTTACGCTCGAGCGGTATCTATCGCAAGGGCGATTGCCTTCAAGAGAAGAGGTATCCAAAACCTTAGGCGAAAGCGCGACGCGCCAGTTGGAGAGTCAAGGGCGAGCAGCCTTCGTCAGCTTAAAAACGCGCGATAAAAACCTGAGGGGATGTATAGGGACAATAGTTCCAGCCTACGAAAATTTGCTTCGAGAGATCATGCACAATGCCGTTGCGGCTGCCACCGAAGACCCGCGATTTCCTCCGGTAAGACAAGAGGAGCTGGAAGGGCTAGTAATATCTGTGGACGTCCTCTCTGAGCCCGAGACGATTTCTTCTATTGAGGAATTGGACCCTAAGCGCTACGGCGTGATAGTCGCCAAGGGGCATGCGAGAGGGGTACTGCTTCCAGATTTAGAGGGAGTGGACACACCCCAAGAACAGCTTTCCATCGCTGCTCAAAAAGCCGGCATCCGTTCATTAGAAGGGGCCACAGTATATCGGTTCACCGTGGAACGGTATGAGGAGGCCTGA
- a CDS encoding DUF6282 family protein, translated as MELYSSQESLELIRGAFDMHIHSAPSLFPRLMDDFELSAELQSYGIRGGVIKSHAGCTASRTTIANKHSGKNTRLYGSLTLNYFVGGLNPYAVDSALNLGAAVVWMPTIHAENHFNFYGGGTYKTQKMERPLKEPKRGISILNESGKLLEAIYEIIDLVASNGACLATGHLGNREAIALCEEAVKRGVKKIVFTHPDFETSKLSIEEQVRLAKLGVYMEKTMLSLLPTWDSITPEYMAETIKSVGASRCIMATDFGQASNPSPPIGLACFVDLMLKCGVGRDEISLMLIRNPEELLD; from the coding sequence GTGGAGTTGTATTCTTCTCAAGAGTCACTCGAACTCATAAGAGGAGCTTTTGACATGCACATTCATTCTGCTCCAAGCCTTTTCCCCAGACTTATGGATGACTTCGAGCTCTCTGCTGAACTTCAAAGCTATGGCATAAGAGGAGGCGTAATAAAATCTCACGCCGGTTGCACGGCCTCCAGGACGACCATTGCCAATAAACATTCTGGCAAAAATACCAGACTCTATGGATCACTAACACTGAATTATTTTGTGGGGGGATTAAATCCCTATGCTGTGGATTCGGCATTGAACTTAGGCGCCGCCGTAGTCTGGATGCCCACAATTCATGCTGAAAACCATTTTAACTTCTACGGAGGCGGAACATATAAAACTCAAAAGATGGAGCGCCCTTTGAAAGAACCGAAGCGCGGCATATCCATCCTGAATGAGAGTGGTAAATTGCTCGAGGCAATCTATGAAATTATAGATTTGGTAGCTTCTAACGGCGCGTGCCTTGCCACAGGGCACCTTGGTAACCGAGAGGCTATCGCCCTCTGTGAGGAGGCGGTCAAAAGAGGCGTCAAAAAGATTGTCTTCACCCATCCAGATTTTGAGACGAGCAAGTTGTCCATAGAGGAACAAGTTAGACTGGCAAAGTTGGGAGTATATATGGAAAAGACAATGCTTTCACTGCTCCCGACCTGGGATTCTATAACCCCTGAATATATGGCCGAGACGATAAAAAGCGTCGGAGCCTCAAGATGTATCATGGCCACCGATTTCGGCCAAGCCTCAAACCCGTCACCACCTATAGGGCTTGCCTGCTTCGTCGACCTCATGCTAAAATGCGGCGTTGGGCGCGACGAAATAAGCCTCATGTTAATTCGCAACCCCGAGGAGCTCCTCGATTAA
- the rplU gene encoding 50S ribosomal protein L21 — protein MSYAVVDIGGKQYRISTGDVIRVEKMKEDPGTNVVLDKVLLVSTDEEVKTGRPFIDGATVEAKVLEHGKEEKVLVFKFKRKKNYRRLRGHRQPFTDLQIGEIKVR, from the coding sequence GTGTCTTACGCAGTGGTTGATATAGGTGGTAAACAATACCGCATTTCTACGGGCGACGTCATTCGCGTAGAGAAGATGAAGGAAGACCCAGGGACCAATGTAGTTCTTGATAAGGTGCTTTTGGTTTCAACTGACGAAGAGGTTAAGACAGGTCGCCCATTTATAGATGGAGCGACAGTTGAGGCGAAGGTCTTGGAGCACGGAAAGGAAGAAAAGGTTTTGGTCTTCAAATTCAAACGCAAAAAGAACTACAGAAGGCTTAGGGGCCATCGCCAGCCATTTACAGATCTTCAAATAGGAGAAATCAAAGTTAGGTGA
- the amrS gene encoding AmmeMemoRadiSam system radical SAM enzyme — MTCGEADHPALYWHREGEAVRCDLCPHRCLLPRGARGVCGVRKHVSSGEMATLNWGLATAPALDPVEKKPLYHWRPGTQILSLGTVGCNMTCPFCQNWHLSRGDESLGLISITPEELAGLAKKYKSNAVAFTYNEPFVWYEFVIASSKLLKQEKIAVVLVTNGLVLPEPLNALLPYVDAANVDLKTFTKEGYRKLGGDLECVKGTIVALFEGGVHVEITHLVVTGFNDCEEHFGELVDWIALLSPDIPLHISRYFPQYRWHELPTPIELLRKFQSIASEKLHYVYLGNVTEPAVTRCPGCGEELILRHGYEVVKTALDTSGTCLKCGNRTGIVLK; from the coding sequence ATGACATGCGGCGAAGCCGATCACCCAGCTCTATACTGGCACAGAGAAGGCGAGGCCGTTCGCTGCGATCTATGTCCCCACCGCTGTTTACTGCCACGAGGCGCACGTGGGGTGTGCGGCGTCAGGAAACATGTGTCTTCCGGTGAGATGGCGACGCTAAACTGGGGACTTGCTACCGCCCCCGCCCTCGATCCTGTGGAAAAGAAACCCCTTTACCACTGGCGCCCAGGCACGCAGATTCTCTCCTTGGGCACGGTAGGGTGCAATATGACCTGTCCTTTCTGTCAGAATTGGCATCTCTCCCGAGGGGACGAAAGCTTAGGACTTATTTCTATAACGCCTGAAGAATTGGCCGGTCTGGCGAAAAAATACAAGAGTAATGCCGTCGCATTCACTTATAACGAGCCGTTTGTGTGGTATGAATTTGTCATCGCCAGTAGCAAATTGCTGAAGCAAGAAAAGATAGCCGTTGTCCTGGTGACGAACGGGCTGGTCCTTCCAGAACCGCTGAATGCACTTCTGCCTTACGTGGATGCTGCCAACGTGGATCTCAAGACCTTTACAAAGGAAGGCTACAGGAAGTTGGGCGGCGACCTCGAGTGTGTAAAGGGGACCATCGTGGCACTCTTTGAAGGCGGCGTGCACGTTGAGATTACGCATTTGGTCGTAACGGGTTTCAATGACTGCGAGGAACATTTTGGCGAGCTGGTGGATTGGATCGCGTTGCTTTCGCCGGATATACCGCTTCATATATCTCGCTACTTCCCTCAATATCGTTGGCATGAGCTGCCTACTCCTATAGAGTTGCTGCGTAAATTTCAATCGATAGCCTCAGAAAAACTTCACTATGTTTACCTTGGAAACGTAACCGAGCCGGCCGTAACGCGCTGCCCGGGGTGCGGAGAGGAGTTGATCTTACGGCACGGATATGAGGTCGTTAAAACCGCACTCGATACATCAGGTACGTGTCTAAAATGCGGCAATAGAACCGGCATAGTCTTAAAATGA
- a CDS encoding ribosomal-processing cysteine protease Prp has protein sequence MITVEVVKRDGEATSMRASGHSGYAPRNKDIVCAAVSTLLQALAVGLIDVLTLNGVQCKKEDEPAYFSIEWPLAHDKRVKSIVNTIFYSLKAVEASYPRYVKVVEVEER, from the coding sequence GTGATCACTGTAGAAGTAGTAAAGAGGGATGGAGAGGCTACATCTATGAGAGCCTCAGGCCATAGCGGATATGCCCCCAGAAACAAAGATATTGTCTGCGCTGCTGTGTCGACATTGCTTCAAGCCTTGGCTGTTGGACTAATAGATGTATTGACCCTGAACGGCGTGCAGTGCAAAAAAGAAGACGAGCCGGCATATTTCTCTATAGAGTGGCCACTTGCTCACGATAAAAGGGTCAAAAGTATTGTCAACACTATATTTTATAGTCTTAAAGCAGTAGAAGCCTCATATCCCAGGTATGTAAAGGTAGTGGAGGTGGAAGAAAGATAA
- the rpmA gene encoding 50S ribosomal protein L27, with product MIRKFNLQLFAHKKGQGSSQNGRDSNSKRLGVKRYDGQMIKAGTIIVRQRGTKIHPGRNVGRGKDDTLFALSSGFVKFENKGGRSYASVEPANN from the coding sequence ATGATCAGAAAGTTTAACTTACAGCTTTTTGCTCACAAAAAAGGGCAAGGCAGCAGCCAAAACGGCCGAGATTCCAATAGCAAACGCCTTGGTGTAAAGCGCTATGATGGTCAAATGATCAAGGCAGGAACTATAATTGTTAGGCAGAGAGGCACAAAGATACATCCTGGACGAAACGTCGGAAGAGGTAAGGACGATACGCTCTTCGCTCTGTCTTCGGGTTTTGTTAAGTTCGAGAACAAAGGCGGCAGATCATACGCAAGCGTAGAACCTGCCAATAACTAA
- a CDS encoding tripartite tricarboxylate transporter TctB family protein, producing the protein MAKKNRITAIVVIMLSVFGLVEAKSYPAEAATYPLTILLTTIVLSVVLLITKPRVKTKSENIVYRQLYGMIIFTIAYYMLIKVIGYYFATLLYVFVSMYFLKERNLIVLATVPVGFVVVLYCVFGLFLRVPLPRLTLF; encoded by the coding sequence ATGGCAAAGAAAAATCGCATTACCGCTATCGTTGTAATTATGCTTTCTGTCTTTGGTCTTGTGGAAGCAAAGAGTTATCCGGCAGAGGCAGCTACTTATCCTTTAACAATACTTTTAACGACTATAGTCCTTAGTGTAGTCCTTTTAATCACTAAGCCTAGGGTTAAGACAAAGTCAGAAAATATTGTCTATCGGCAGCTCTATGGGATGATCATTTTCACCATTGCTTATTATATGCTCATCAAGGTTATCGGATATTATTTTGCAACCCTGCTATATGTGTTCGTGTCTATGTATTTCTTGAAAGAGAGGAATCTTATAGTCCTTGCGACTGTTCCAGTAGGTTTTGTGGTGGTGCTATATTGTGTATTCGGGCTCTTTCTTAGGGTTCCTCTTCCTCGCCTTACGTTGTTTTAA
- a CDS encoding tripartite tricarboxylate transporter permease, giving the protein MYDAIFQAIPVVFSIKSLLLMFLGTGLGIAVGAMPGLTASMGVALLIPLTFGMPPAYGLVLLGSIYCGAIYGGSISAILLNVPGTPSSAATLLDGFPMTQRGEADKALKISTTASFTGGIISAFVLLFLAPPLARIALMFGASEYFWLALLGLSVIVSLSSANIVKGFLAAVFGLFVGSIGLDPLTGVPRFTFGVPNLLDGVNVIVLLIGLFSIPQALEMIESETVNRIPEIVERGVSCKFRELWHEIAHVCWPTYIRSGILGTFIGTIPGTGGNVATFLGYEQAKRFSKHPEKFGTGWSEGVAGSEAANNGVTGGALVPLLTLGIPGDSVTAIMLGGLLIHGLQPGPRLFVQHPDVVYTFMLGMILINVVMLILGYFGSYLFAKVAKVPYSIVGPMVIALSVVGTYAIKNSMFDVGLMLFFGFIGYIMRKLAIPAGPAVLALILGPMAEENWRRAMLISGGDVGYMFSGILNLVLIVMFLLVLGVGIATFIKKGKKTEEFEADA; this is encoded by the coding sequence ATGTATGACGCTATATTTCAAGCCATCCCTGTAGTTTTTAGCATAAAGTCGTTGTTACTGATGTTCCTCGGTACTGGCCTCGGCATAGCTGTAGGCGCTATGCCGGGATTGACGGCTTCTATGGGCGTAGCCTTGCTTATCCCGCTTACCTTCGGTATGCCTCCAGCCTACGGCCTGGTCCTTTTGGGCAGTATATATTGCGGAGCCATATACGGCGGGTCCATCTCTGCCATATTGCTGAACGTTCCAGGCACACCGAGCTCTGCAGCCACTCTCTTGGATGGCTTTCCCATGACACAGAGGGGAGAAGCGGACAAAGCATTGAAAATCTCCACTACCGCTTCATTTACTGGAGGTATAATCAGTGCATTTGTCCTACTTTTCCTGGCCCCGCCTCTGGCGCGTATAGCTCTCATGTTTGGGGCGAGCGAATATTTCTGGCTTGCCCTCCTGGGGCTTTCTGTCATCGTCTCTCTATCCAGCGCCAACATTGTTAAAGGATTTCTCGCTGCTGTTTTTGGTCTCTTTGTGGGGTCAATCGGGCTTGACCCGCTCACGGGGGTGCCCCGTTTCACCTTCGGCGTACCGAACTTATTGGACGGGGTTAACGTGATAGTCTTACTCATAGGCCTCTTTTCTATACCACAGGCGCTCGAGATGATCGAATCTGAGACCGTAAATAGGATACCTGAGATCGTAGAGCGTGGCGTTTCTTGCAAGTTTCGAGAGCTTTGGCATGAGATAGCCCATGTGTGTTGGCCCACGTACATACGGTCCGGAATACTCGGGACGTTCATAGGTACCATCCCAGGGACAGGTGGAAATGTCGCTACATTCTTAGGATATGAGCAAGCTAAGAGATTCTCGAAACACCCGGAGAAATTTGGAACGGGATGGAGTGAGGGGGTTGCTGGGTCTGAGGCGGCTAACAACGGCGTTACAGGTGGTGCTTTGGTGCCCCTGCTGACCCTTGGCATCCCCGGCGACTCGGTAACCGCCATTATGCTGGGCGGGCTTCTCATTCATGGCTTGCAGCCTGGGCCTCGACTCTTCGTTCAACATCCCGATGTAGTGTACACTTTCATGCTGGGAATGATTTTGATTAATGTGGTTATGTTGATTTTGGGCTACTTCGGCTCCTACTTATTTGCTAAGGTAGCAAAAGTCCCTTACAGCATCGTAGGTCCTATGGTGATCGCTCTGAGCGTGGTGGGCACTTACGCCATAAAAAATAGCATGTTCGATGTGGGGCTAATGCTCTTCTTCGGGTTCATAGGGTATATAATGAGAAAGTTGGCGATACCCGCTGGCCCGGCAGTCTTGGCCCTTATATTAGGCCCTATGGCTGAGGAAAATTGGCGCAGGGCCATGTTAATAAGCGGCGGAGATGTTGGATATATGTTCTCGGGAATCCTCAACTTAGTTTTGATCGTCATGTTCCTCTTGGTGTTGGGGGTTGGTATAGCTACCTTCATTAAAAAAGGGAAAAAGACGGAAGAGTTCGAAGCTGATGCATGA
- a CDS encoding QueT transporter family protein: MSKKIALSASIAGLYVALVLAFSPISFGPVQVRVAEALTLLPVLWAEAIPGLFVGCAISNFFGGFGIIDVVFGSGATLLSALLTRRMPSLALAALPPVIINGLVVGGYLSYLLSLPFIPTVLYVSTGEAITCFGLGIPLALALRKSRL, from the coding sequence ATGTCTAAGAAGATCGCCCTTTCAGCGTCAATCGCCGGATTATATGTGGCGCTGGTGCTCGCTTTCTCTCCCATTTCGTTTGGGCCAGTGCAGGTAAGAGTAGCAGAAGCGCTCACATTGCTGCCAGTTTTGTGGGCAGAAGCAATCCCTGGCCTCTTCGTAGGGTGCGCGATATCCAACTTCTTTGGCGGCTTCGGAATCATCGATGTCGTTTTCGGCAGCGGTGCTACACTCCTCTCTGCGCTCCTCACGAGGAGAATGCCCAGCTTGGCACTTGCGGCGTTGCCTCCCGTTATTATCAATGGCTTAGTTGTAGGAGGGTATCTATCTTACTTGTTGTCTTTGCCCTTCATTCCGACTGTGCTGTACGTTTCAACAGGGGAGGCGATCACATGCTTCGGCTTGGGGATACCTCTCGCCCTTGCTCTGCGCAAATCGCGCCTTTGA
- a CDS encoding N-acyl homoserine lactonase family protein gives MKVEVLCRGFPGKADVGFLGFSNVALITTERERIVFDTGAMGVRLNLLDALEKCSVRPCDVNKVVLSHLHYDHCENAYLFPNAAFFVSEDEWDYAIKGDDLLIPHGIVDFLKGRNLCLVKDGTDIAQGLKVISTPGHTPGGISLVLEIEGGKWVLAGDVVKNRIELATGHVDMTLDPAASEHSIAKIRKLAHRVLPGHDGWLRVDGGRVTVEESPSITVMLPEGMKGGANRYFNLTVEEPIAIGQQDHY, from the coding sequence ATGAAGGTAGAAGTGCTGTGTAGAGGGTTCCCGGGCAAAGCCGATGTAGGTTTTTTGGGCTTTAGTAACGTAGCCCTTATCACGACGGAAAGAGAGAGGATAGTTTTTGATACAGGTGCCATGGGCGTTCGATTGAACCTATTAGATGCCTTGGAGAAGTGCTCCGTGAGGCCTTGCGATGTCAACAAAGTCGTCCTCAGCCATCTGCACTACGATCATTGTGAGAACGCATATCTCTTTCCCAACGCCGCCTTTTTCGTCAGTGAGGACGAATGGGATTATGCAATAAAGGGAGACGACCTTCTGATTCCCCATGGCATAGTTGATTTTTTAAAGGGACGTAATTTATGCCTCGTGAAAGACGGGACAGATATTGCTCAGGGCTTAAAAGTGATTTCCACCCCGGGTCATACACCAGGAGGTATTTCTCTTGTTTTAGAGATCGAAGGGGGGAAATGGGTTCTCGCCGGCGATGTAGTTAAAAATAGGATTGAACTCGCAACAGGGCACGTGGACATGACGCTCGACCCAGCAGCGAGCGAGCATAGTATAGCTAAAATAAGGAAATTGGCTCATCGTGTGCTGCCTGGCCACGACGGATGGCTCAGGGTAGATGGAGGTAGGGTAACAGTAGAAGAGAGTCCATCTATCACCGTCATGTTACCGGAGGGCATGAAGGGAGGTGCGAACAGGTATTTTAATCTGACTGTTGAAGAACCTATAGCAATAGGTCAACAGGATCACTATTAA